The following are encoded together in the Myxococcus virescens genome:
- the mltG gene encoding endolytic transglycosylase MltG, which yields MKRILWVLGAAFVLLVASGAGAFFWIEQQARTAAAPPGADVVEFTVPKGTSGRGLGTLLEAQGLIRDARVWRWHLYRRGNFAPKAGRHEVSASMTLAELATELEGNPIPEDVPFVVVEGWRLRDTDAALVAAGFIKPGAYIAAASKPKNFTAPFPLPSTGTLEGYLYPETYGVIPGKFDVEALIQRQLDAFAQRFYTPNRDAITKSGRTLHEVVVMASMLEREEPLPDQRPLVAGILWKRVDKGFPLGVDATSRYELAQWNDRVAFLKRLRDPQDPYNTRHKKGLPPGPIGAPTVASLQAAMMPKPSEYWYYLHDAQRILRPSRNAEEHEALRRKYNVY from the coding sequence ATGAAGCGGATTCTCTGGGTCCTGGGTGCAGCCTTCGTGCTGCTGGTGGCGTCCGGCGCGGGCGCCTTCTTCTGGATTGAGCAGCAGGCACGCACGGCCGCGGCGCCTCCTGGCGCGGACGTGGTGGAGTTCACCGTGCCCAAGGGAACGTCCGGGCGCGGCCTGGGCACGCTGCTCGAAGCGCAAGGCCTCATCCGCGACGCGCGGGTGTGGCGCTGGCACCTGTACCGGCGCGGCAACTTCGCCCCCAAGGCGGGCCGCCATGAGGTCAGCGCGTCGATGACGCTGGCCGAGCTGGCCACGGAGCTGGAAGGCAACCCCATTCCCGAGGACGTCCCGTTCGTCGTCGTCGAAGGCTGGCGCCTGCGCGACACGGACGCGGCGCTCGTGGCCGCGGGCTTCATCAAGCCGGGCGCGTACATCGCCGCGGCCAGCAAGCCCAAGAACTTCACCGCGCCCTTCCCCCTGCCCTCCACGGGCACGCTGGAGGGCTACCTCTACCCGGAGACCTACGGCGTGATTCCGGGCAAGTTCGATGTGGAGGCGCTCATCCAGCGTCAGCTGGACGCCTTCGCGCAGCGCTTCTACACGCCCAACCGCGATGCCATCACGAAGAGCGGACGCACGCTGCACGAGGTGGTGGTGATGGCCTCCATGCTGGAGCGCGAGGAGCCGCTGCCCGACCAGCGCCCCCTGGTCGCCGGCATCCTGTGGAAGCGCGTGGACAAGGGATTCCCGCTCGGCGTGGACGCCACGTCGCGCTACGAGCTGGCGCAGTGGAATGACCGCGTCGCCTTCCTCAAGCGCCTGCGGGATCCGCAGGACCCGTACAACACGCGGCACAAGAAGGGCCTGCCGCCCGGCCCCATCGGCGCGCCCACCGTGGCCTCGCTCCAGGCCGCGATGATGCCCAAGCCGAGCGAGTACTGGTACTACCTGCACGACGCGCAGCGCATCCTCCGCCCGTCGCGCAACGCGGAGGAGCACGAGGCGCTCCGCCGCAAGTACAACGTGTACTGA
- a CDS encoding TIGR02266 family protein has translation MVCPPVGAIRRAGDRGAKTYLSGGSRTAIVLAMDQGRRTTDRKAVGLLVKLKHESVGSFAEEFATNLSPGGMFIRSRTPQAVGTPVKFEVQIAGGVRVLRGSALVRWVREVGDPAGPPGMGLQFEELDTASRALVEMMLMRKTVADSNAPAVQPLPAIAPSVAPAIAPSIAPSIAPAIAPSIAPAVAPMAQARPAPPVQARPAPPVQARSAAPAEVGGIALDSLFDDLEPEGGASAPTLDEPFGLVPSVVEEPRTPPPSRVPVSYSPPPPVAANDVDIPLDELIASTPPPPVAALDIDEPLPGFEFEIESPSGEAPVAMGAPLDEPPIEVGISLEVEPSSSSAGGGALEFELDLGDTVAEPPRAPAVPPVRVAPPPAPVSSGGTFEFDLDLSEAETAPPPPPRAPVAPRAPPVPSGGIDFDFDLAEDVSPAPPVAPPSPPRAPVAPPPAPVSAGGVFEFDFALSEDTGKAASPPPRAPAPASPGGGGIEFDFDLSEDTGKAAPPPPPPPRAPAPASSGGGGIDFDLDLSEDVEEAPPVVPPPPPRAAMVPPPAPVQPPVAARPLPPPPPAPPPPPQGLPQVRREAPRGPAPAATPSVLAPAVAKAAAQAPGLDEHGLPKTVFLPPPVPLSGTGPVIGIDLGTTNSCVALLSNGRPLVLRSREGYNTIPSVISLNAQNKLLVSHRAKNQLVLRPQHTIYGAKRLVGRPYDSAVVNQVRERFHYDIVPDSAGRAAVRLADTALSLEEVQAIILRECKEMAEAHLNQKVERAVVTVPAYYSEPQREAVRKSGILAGLKVERILNEPTSAALAYGLNRDLNKKVLVYDLGGGTFDATILKIEKNVFEVLGTGGDIFLGGIDFDNLIVDYLLARFQEKEGIAFTGDGIALSRVSDAAERAKMGLSERSTFEVHIPMLMMDDSGRPRDLRVVLSRQELEKICEPLLSRTIDVVRDVLLDAKLKAAEVDDIILVGGMSRMPLVRDKLKSLFGKGAQASVNADEAVALGAALYSGSVDKVSSVVLIDVLPMTVGVAMPGGAFKRVIERNSPLPAQRSFAINTTKDNELFLELSIFQGEDSHISANEYLGTVRIEGLPKGPKGSVRVAVTLKLDSECVLHVEAREYSTRKEVKATLATRYSPEELQKQLQVSKESVKAAEERRGADLKERAGGFWSFVKKALGRK, from the coding sequence GTGGTCTGCCCACCTGTTGGCGCCATTCGCCGGGCAGGGGACCGAGGGGCCAAAACCTACTTGAGCGGCGGGTCGCGTACCGCGATTGTCCTCGCCATGGATCAAGGCAGGCGCACCACGGACAGGAAGGCAGTTGGCCTGCTGGTGAAGCTGAAGCATGAGAGCGTGGGGAGCTTCGCGGAGGAGTTCGCCACCAACCTGAGCCCGGGTGGGATGTTCATCCGCTCGCGCACCCCGCAGGCAGTGGGGACCCCCGTCAAGTTCGAGGTGCAGATTGCGGGAGGCGTGCGGGTGCTGCGTGGCTCCGCGCTGGTCCGCTGGGTCCGCGAAGTCGGTGATCCCGCGGGGCCTCCGGGCATGGGGCTGCAGTTCGAGGAGCTGGATACGGCGAGCCGCGCGCTCGTCGAAATGATGTTGATGCGGAAGACCGTCGCGGATTCCAACGCGCCCGCCGTTCAGCCCCTGCCCGCCATCGCGCCGTCCGTGGCGCCTGCGATTGCACCGTCCATCGCGCCGTCCATCGCGCCCGCGATTGCGCCGTCCATCGCGCCCGCCGTCGCGCCCATGGCGCAGGCCCGTCCCGCGCCTCCAGTCCAGGCCCGTCCCGCGCCCCCTGTGCAGGCGCGCTCCGCCGCGCCCGCGGAGGTGGGTGGCATCGCGCTCGACTCCCTGTTCGATGACCTGGAGCCGGAGGGGGGGGCCTCCGCGCCGACCCTGGACGAGCCGTTCGGCCTGGTTCCGTCGGTGGTGGAGGAGCCGAGGACACCGCCTCCGAGCCGCGTGCCCGTCTCCTATTCGCCGCCGCCTCCGGTGGCCGCGAATGACGTGGACATTCCGCTCGACGAGCTCATCGCGAGCACGCCGCCTCCACCCGTGGCCGCGCTGGACATCGATGAGCCCCTGCCGGGCTTCGAGTTCGAAATCGAGAGCCCGTCGGGTGAGGCGCCCGTGGCCATGGGCGCGCCGCTCGACGAGCCGCCCATCGAGGTCGGCATCTCCCTGGAGGTCGAGCCGTCGTCCTCGTCGGCGGGCGGTGGGGCACTGGAGTTCGAGCTCGACCTGGGTGACACGGTCGCTGAGCCGCCGCGTGCGCCCGCGGTTCCACCCGTGCGCGTGGCGCCACCGCCAGCGCCTGTTTCCAGTGGCGGCACCTTCGAGTTCGACCTGGACCTGAGCGAGGCCGAGACCGCACCGCCGCCTCCTCCACGCGCCCCGGTGGCCCCCAGGGCCCCGCCGGTTCCCTCGGGTGGCATCGACTTCGACTTCGACCTGGCCGAGGACGTGAGCCCCGCTCCGCCCGTCGCGCCTCCATCGCCGCCGCGCGCCCCAGTGGCGCCTCCTCCCGCGCCTGTCTCGGCCGGAGGCGTCTTCGAGTTCGACTTCGCCCTGTCCGAGGACACGGGCAAGGCGGCATCGCCGCCGCCGCGCGCACCCGCTCCGGCCAGCCCTGGTGGTGGTGGCATCGAGTTCGACTTCGACCTGTCCGAAGACACGGGCAAGGCGGCACCTCCGCCGCCTCCTCCGCCGCGCGCACCAGCTCCGGCGAGTTCCGGGGGCGGAGGCATCGACTTCGACCTCGACCTGTCCGAGGACGTGGAGGAAGCACCTCCCGTCGTGCCTCCACCGCCGCCGCGCGCGGCGATGGTTCCTCCGCCCGCGCCGGTGCAGCCGCCCGTGGCGGCCCGCCCATTGCCTCCGCCGCCCCCGGCTCCGCCGCCTCCTCCTCAAGGGCTTCCCCAGGTGCGCCGTGAGGCGCCTCGGGGACCGGCGCCGGCGGCGACGCCCTCGGTGCTCGCGCCCGCCGTGGCGAAGGCCGCCGCGCAGGCGCCCGGCCTGGATGAACACGGCCTGCCGAAGACGGTGTTCCTGCCTCCGCCGGTGCCGCTCAGCGGCACGGGGCCCGTCATCGGCATCGACCTGGGCACCACGAACTCGTGCGTGGCGTTGCTCTCCAACGGCCGGCCGCTCGTGCTGCGCTCGCGCGAGGGCTACAACACGATTCCCTCCGTCATCTCGCTCAACGCGCAGAACAAGCTGCTGGTCAGCCACCGCGCGAAGAACCAGTTGGTGCTGCGTCCCCAGCACACCATCTACGGCGCGAAGCGGCTCGTTGGCCGTCCCTACGACAGCGCCGTGGTGAACCAGGTCCGCGAGCGCTTCCACTACGACATCGTCCCCGACTCCGCCGGCCGCGCCGCCGTGCGTCTGGCGGACACGGCCCTGTCGCTGGAAGAGGTGCAGGCCATCATCCTCCGCGAGTGCAAGGAGATGGCGGAGGCCCACCTCAACCAGAAGGTGGAGCGCGCGGTGGTGACGGTGCCCGCGTACTACTCCGAGCCGCAGCGTGAGGCCGTGCGCAAGTCCGGCATCCTCGCGGGCCTCAAGGTGGAGCGCATCCTCAACGAGCCCACGTCCGCGGCGCTCGCCTACGGCCTCAACCGCGACCTCAACAAGAAGGTCCTCGTCTACGACCTGGGCGGCGGTACCTTCGACGCCACGATTCTGAAAATCGAGAAGAACGTCTTCGAGGTGCTCGGCACCGGAGGCGACATCTTCCTGGGGGGTATCGACTTCGACAACCTCATCGTCGACTACCTGCTGGCGCGCTTCCAGGAGAAGGAAGGCATCGCCTTCACGGGGGACGGCATCGCCTTGTCGCGCGTGAGTGACGCGGCCGAGCGCGCGAAGATGGGGCTGTCCGAGCGCAGCACCTTCGAGGTCCACATCCCCATGCTGATGATGGACGACTCGGGCAGGCCGCGTGACTTGCGCGTGGTCCTCAGCCGGCAGGAGCTGGAGAAGATCTGCGAGCCACTCCTCAGCCGCACCATCGACGTGGTGCGGGACGTGCTCCTGGACGCGAAGCTGAAGGCCGCCGAGGTGGACGACATCATCCTCGTGGGCGGCATGAGCCGCATGCCGCTGGTGCGCGACAAGCTCAAGTCGCTCTTCGGCAAGGGCGCGCAGGCCAGCGTCAACGCGGACGAAGCCGTGGCCCTGGGCGCGGCGCTCTACTCGGGCTCCGTGGACAAGGTGAGCAGCGTGGTGCTCATCGACGTGCTGCCGATGACGGTGGGCGTGGCCATGCCCGGTGGCGCCTTCAAGCGCGTCATCGAGCGCAACAGCCCGCTGCCCGCGCAGCGCTCCTTCGCCATCAACACGACGAAGGACAATGAACTCTTCCTGGAGCTGTCCATCTTCCAGGGTGAGGACAGCCACATCTCCGCCAACGAGTACCTGGGCACCGTGCGCATCGAAGGCCTGCCCAAGGGGCCCAAGGGCTCGGTCCGCGTGGCGGTGACGCTCAAGCTGGACTCCGAATGCGTGCTGCACGTGGAGGCGCGTGAGTACTCCACGCGCAAGGAAGTGAAGGCCACGCTGGC